A segment of the Brevibacterium zhoupengii genome:
TCTCCAGGAGCACTGTTGGGGCTGCTCGGTCTCATGGCAGCAGCCGCGGTCACTGAGGAAGTGATCTTCCGGGGTGTCCTGTTCCGAGTCGTCGAAGAGCGGACCGGCTCATGGATCGCCATGGTGGTAACCGGACTGGCGTTCGGCCTCATGCACCTGCTGAACCCCAACGCTTCACTCTTCGGTGCGATCGCCATTGCGGTCGAAGCCGGCTTCATGCTCACCGCCGCCTATATGGCGACAAGACGACTGTGGGTTCCGATCGGTCTGCATTTCGGATGGAACATAGCTGCTGGCGGAATCTTCAGCACTGAAGTCTCCGGAGCCAATACTCCGCAGGGGCTGTTGGATGCGACGATGTCAGGCCCGGTGCTCCTCACCGGCGGAGACTTCGGTCCCGAGGGCAGCGTGCTCTCCATTGCAATCTGCATTCTCGCAGGTGCCGTCTTCGTCTGGATGGCTCATCGACGCGGAACAATACTTCCACCGCGCAGTCGGCGGCAGGTGCCCGAGGCCTCCCCGCCGGTGCTCAGCGAGGGCTGACTGGGCCTGGGCCGGCTGCGGATACACGAAAACCCTCGCCGAGGCGAGGGTTTTCATTGTGTGGTGGCTCCGACCGGCGTCGATCCGGTGACCTTTCGATTTTCAGTCGAACGCTCTACCAACTGAGCTACAGAGCCAAGCCGCCAACATACCGAAGCATGTTGAGAGAAACAAAGGCCCTTCCGAAGAAGAGCCTTGTGCTCCGCGACCCTGACCGGACTCGAACCGGCGACCTCCGCCGTGACAGGGCGGCGCGCTAACCAACTGCGCTACAGGGCCTAACTGGTGTAACTAGTGTATCCGTTGTGGTGGCGGACTTTCCAATCCTACACCGTACCCCCAACGGGATTCGAACCCGTGTCGCCGCCGTGAAAGGGCGGTGTCCTAGGCCTCTAGACGATGGGGGCCCAGGTTGTCCTCGGATTCCCCCGGGGCAACGACGTTAAGCTTATCCCAACCGTTTTGCTGAGCGCAAACCGGCAACCCGTGTCCTCGGTCACACTGTTTCGCAGCCCTGCGAAACAGCGATCGAGAGGGCAGTCCACAGCTCCTTCGGAGGCCCTCCGATTAGGCTGGGGGCATGGAAGACCTCAGTGATGACGAGTTCGAAACGATCCTTGATGAGGCACTCGACCAGCTTCCCGCGGGGGTGACTGACGAGCTCGACAATGTTGCGCTCTTCGTCGAGGACCGGCCCGAGGATGGGAACACGCACCTGCTGGGCCTCTATGACGGAACGCCCGTGGGGGAGCGGGGAATCTCGGGCCTCGAGCTGCCGGACAACATCTTCCTCTACCGCGACAATCTCGTCTCCTTTGCCGAGGACCGCGATCACCTGCGCAGCGAAATCGTCATCACCATCGTCCACGAGATCGCGCACTTCTATGGAATCGACGACGAACGCCTCCACGAGATCGGCTGGGGCTGAACCCAGGCGCCCCTCCGCAGTCCCCGCAGGCGACGGTGAAGTCCAGCGTCATCCCAGGTCGTAGGCGGTGACAGGAGGTTCATCCGCCCTCATTGATTGGCGCTCGAGCCTGGACTTCGCTTATTGTGGGCGGGTACCCATCAGCACTCGATACAACATTCCGTCCGTATCGACGCGGGAACACAGGGACGAAAGTCCCGGGCAGAAATGCTCCGCGTGTCCCCGCAGATTTACGGGCAGGAGGCACGACCCCTTTATGACAGTGGCATCCAAACCGACAAGCGCGGCTACCCCGGCCGTCCGTGTACTCAACCTGGCAGGCATCGACTACACCCTGCACAGCTTCGATCACGACCCCAGCACCCGCCGTTACGGGTCCGAAGCAGCCGATAAGCTCGGCGTCGGCTCTGACCAGGTGTTCAAGACCCTGATGATCCAGGTCGACGGCGCCCCCGTCACCGCCCTGGTCCCCGTGTCCGGGCAGCTCGACCTCAAGGGTCTCGCGTCCGCACGCGGAGCGAAGAAGGCTCAGCTGGCAGGCGTGGCCGAGACCGAGCGTCGCACCGGCTACCCGGTCGGCGGAGTCTCTCCGTTCGGGCAGCGTCATGCTGTGCCGGTCGTCATCGACCGCACCGCACTCGAGCACTCCTCGGTCTTCGTCTCCGCAGGCCGCCGTGGCCTCGAGATCGAGATCCGTCCCGAGGACCTCGTCATGCTCACCAACGCACAGGTCGGGAAGATCGCAGCACTGGACTGATCAGTTCAGCACTGATCGACACCCAGACCTGATCACACCCATTCGACGTCACCGACGGCGGGCTCTGCCTGACCGGCGGTGACGTCTGCGTATATCGCCAGGGCCGCGTCCACCTCGGCGACGGGGACCATCATGTCGAGCTCCACGGCGGCACCGTACTGTGACCGTGTCGTCCAGCCCCGGTTCCCGGCCGCTCGATCCAGGGCGTTGGCCTGGGCGTAGTCCACCTCGGCGCGCACCGGCACCAGCTCATGCTTCGTCACGATGCGTGCCGTTTCCAAGGCCGCCGAGGTGGCCTGGCCGTAGGCGCGGACG
Coding sequences within it:
- a CDS encoding CPBP family intramembrane glutamic endopeptidase, giving the protein MRLIKQLVAVVAVTALGGVAANIVGGNGVLALLAGLITAALTLVVYRAVVRRTEHRSVAEVSSAGALRALSLGALIGVGLFSLAIAAIALLGGYTVDGLGSPGALLGLLGLMAAAAVTEEVIFRGVLFRVVEERTGSWIAMVVTGLAFGLMHLLNPNASLFGAIAIAVEAGFMLTAAYMATRRLWVPIGLHFGWNIAAGGIFSTEVSGANTPQGLLDATMSGPVLLTGGDFGPEGSVLSIAICILAGAVFVWMAHRRGTILPPRSRRQVPEASPPVLSEG
- a CDS encoding metallopeptidase family protein, whose protein sequence is MEDLSDDEFETILDEALDQLPAGVTDELDNVALFVEDRPEDGNTHLLGLYDGTPVGERGISGLELPDNIFLYRDNLVSFAEDRDHLRSEIVITIVHEIAHFYGIDDERLHEIGWG
- the ybaK gene encoding Cys-tRNA(Pro) deacylase: MTVASKPTSAATPAVRVLNLAGIDYTLHSFDHDPSTRRYGSEAADKLGVGSDQVFKTLMIQVDGAPVTALVPVSGQLDLKGLASARGAKKAQLAGVAETERRTGYPVGGVSPFGQRHAVPVVIDRTALEHSSVFVSAGRRGLEIEIRPEDLVMLTNAQVGKIAALD